One window of the Pseudomonas lurida genome contains the following:
- a CDS encoding GntT/GntP/DsdX family permease, whose amino-acid sequence MAASPGFGLLAYAAIAIIALIVLIARYRLNPFIVITLVSIGLALTAGMPADTIMGSYEAGVGKTLGHIALVVALGTMLGKMMAESGGAEQVARTLINRFGERNAHWAMVCIAFLVGLPLFFEVGFVLLVPIAFTVARRVGVSILMVGLPMVAGLSVVHALVPPHPAAMMAVLAYNASVGQTVLYAILIGIPTAIIAGPVYAKFIVPRIHLPAQNPLERQFIDREPRTRLPSFTLTMGTILLPVVLMMIGGWANVISTPGTGFNQFLLFIGNSVIALLVATLVSFWTLGIAQGFNRESILKFTNECLAPTASITLLVGAGGGLNRILVDAGVTNEILGLAHAFHLSPLVMGWLFAALMRIATGSATVAMTTASGVVAPVAMGLGYPHPELLVLATGAGSVIFSHVNDGGFWLIKEYFNMTVIQTFKTWTVLETLISVVAFGLTYGLSLVL is encoded by the coding sequence ATGGCCGCATCACCGGGCTTCGGGCTACTGGCATACGCTGCCATCGCCATTATCGCTTTGATCGTGCTGATTGCACGTTACCGGCTCAACCCGTTCATCGTCATCACCCTGGTCTCCATCGGCCTGGCGCTGACGGCAGGGATGCCGGCGGATACCATCATGGGTTCCTACGAGGCCGGCGTCGGCAAAACCTTGGGGCATATCGCCCTGGTCGTGGCGCTGGGCACCATGCTCGGCAAGATGATGGCCGAGTCCGGCGGTGCCGAGCAGGTGGCACGCACGTTGATCAATCGGTTCGGCGAGCGCAACGCCCACTGGGCCATGGTGTGCATCGCTTTCCTGGTGGGGTTGCCACTGTTTTTCGAGGTCGGTTTTGTGTTGCTGGTGCCGATCGCCTTTACCGTTGCGCGGCGGGTGGGCGTGTCGATCCTGATGGTCGGGCTGCCGATGGTTGCCGGTCTGTCGGTGGTGCATGCGCTGGTGCCGCCGCATCCGGCGGCGATGATGGCGGTGCTGGCGTATAACGCGTCGGTGGGGCAGACCGTGTTGTATGCGATTCTGATCGGCATTCCTACGGCAATCATTGCCGGCCCGGTCTACGCCAAATTCATCGTGCCGCGTATTCACCTGCCGGCGCAGAACCCGCTGGAACGCCAGTTCATCGACCGCGAACCGCGTACGCGCTTGCCAAGCTTCACGCTGACCATGGGCACTATCCTGTTGCCGGTGGTGCTGATGATGATCGGCGGCTGGGCCAACGTGATCTCCACGCCGGGCACCGGTTTCAACCAGTTCCTGCTGTTTATCGGCAACTCGGTGATTGCGCTCCTGGTGGCCACATTGGTGAGCTTCTGGACCTTGGGTATTGCGCAGGGTTTCAACCGCGAGTCGATCCTCAAGTTCACCAATGAATGCCTGGCTCCCACCGCGAGCATCACCTTGTTGGTGGGGGCGGGCGGCGGTTTGAATCGCATCCTGGTGGATGCGGGTGTTACCAACGAAATTCTGGGGCTGGCCCACGCTTTTCATCTGTCGCCATTGGTGATGGGTTGGCTGTTTGCCGCACTGATGCGTATTGCCACGGGCTCGGCCACGGTCGCCATGACCACCGCGTCCGGCGTGGTGGCGCCTGTCGCCATGGGCCTTGGCTATCCACACCCCGAATTGCTGGTGCTGGCCACCGGCGCCGGCTCGGTGATTTTTTCCCACGTGAACGACGGCGGCTTCTGGCTGATCAAGGAATACTTCAATATGACGGTGATCCAGACCTTCAAGACCTGGACCGTGCTGGAGACTTTGATTTCTGTGGTGGCCTTCGGTCTCACCTACGGCCTGTCTCTTGTTTTATGA
- a CDS encoding MurR/RpiR family transcriptional regulator: MDILYQIRARQDAFSAGEGRIAKLMLDDVGFAASASLEELSQRAEVSTATLSRFARSVGCRDLRDLRLQLAQASGVGSRYLDPAGLPEQSAFHRQILGDIEATLRQHLSGFNQASFVDAVNLLGKARMIHAFGMGGPSSLCSDELQVRLVRLGYPIAACHDPVMMRVTAATLGPEHALIVCSLTGLTPELLDVVELARNYDARMVAITLADSPLARLADVLLPLQPAETSFIYKPTAARYGMLLAIDLLATELALALPDDNQERLRRIKLALDDYRGGPDSLPLGD; this comes from the coding sequence ATGGACATCCTCTACCAGATCCGCGCCCGCCAGGACGCCTTCAGCGCCGGCGAAGGGCGTATCGCCAAGCTGATGCTCGATGACGTGGGGTTTGCCGCGTCGGCCAGCCTGGAAGAGTTGTCCCAACGGGCCGAGGTGAGCACCGCCACCCTGTCGCGGTTCGCGCGCAGTGTGGGCTGTCGCGACCTGCGTGACTTGCGCCTGCAATTGGCCCAGGCCAGTGGGGTGGGCAGTCGCTACCTCGACCCTGCGGGGTTGCCCGAGCAGTCGGCATTTCACCGGCAGATCCTGGGGGATATCGAGGCGACGTTGCGTCAGCACTTGTCGGGGTTCAACCAGGCCAGCTTCGTCGATGCGGTCAACCTGCTGGGCAAGGCGCGGATGATCCATGCATTCGGCATGGGCGGCCCGTCGAGCCTGTGCAGCGATGAGTTGCAAGTACGCCTGGTACGCCTGGGCTATCCGATTGCCGCCTGCCATGACCCGGTGATGATGCGCGTCACGGCCGCAACACTGGGGCCGGAGCATGCGCTGATCGTGTGTTCTTTGACCGGCCTGACGCCCGAACTGCTGGACGTGGTGGAACTGGCGCGCAACTACGACGCGCGCATGGTTGCCATCACCTTGGCCGACTCGCCGTTGGCTCGGCTGGCGGATGTACTGCTGCCCCTGCAGCCGGCGGAAACCAGCTTTATCTATAAGCCCACTGCGGCGCGCTACGGCATGCTGCTGGCCATCGACCTGCTCGCCACCGAACTGGCCCTGGCCCTGCCGGATGACAACCAGGAGCGCCTGCGGCGGATCAAGCTGGCCCTGGACGATTATCGCGGCGGCCCTGACAGCCTGCCGCTTGGAGACTGA
- a CDS encoding N-acyl-D-amino-acid deacylase family protein — protein sequence MRYDTLIRQALIIDGSNTPGYVADVGLRDGRIETIGDLSNAQAEQEIDASGCVLAPGFIDVHTHDDTVVIRHPQMLPKLSQGVTTVIVGNCGISASPVSLRSDPPDPMNLLGTREAFTYPRFADYRAAVEGAHPAVNVAALIGHTALRSNHMDDLHRTASTDEIAAMRVQLRESLDAGALGLSTGLAYASAFNAETDEVLQLSEELTAFGAVYTTHLRSEFEPVLEAMDEAFLIGRHAQAPVIISHLKCAGAGNWGRSPQLLASLELAAKTHPVGCDCYPYAASSSTLDLKQVTDAFRITITWSTPHPELGGRDLQDIAAEWDVSLMDAARRLQPAGAVYYGMDEADVRRILAHPLSMVGSDGLPEDPFPHPRLWGAFPRVLGHFSRDVGLFPLHTAVHKMTGLSAARFGLAERGEIRAGHWADLVLFDPLRVRDVADFKAPQRAAEGIDGVWVNGVLSYSDGQANGRRPGRFLARTGDLRRGFSSL from the coding sequence ATGAGATACGACACGCTGATACGCCAGGCGCTGATCATCGATGGCAGCAACACCCCGGGCTATGTGGCCGATGTGGGGCTGCGCGACGGGCGCATCGAGACGATTGGCGACCTGTCGAACGCCCAGGCTGAGCAGGAGATCGATGCGAGTGGCTGCGTCTTGGCACCGGGTTTCATCGACGTGCACACCCACGATGACACGGTGGTGATTCGTCATCCACAGATGCTCCCCAAGCTCAGCCAGGGTGTGACCACGGTCATTGTGGGCAACTGTGGTATCAGCGCGTCGCCGGTGAGCTTGCGCAGCGATCCGCCGGACCCGATGAACCTGTTGGGTACGCGCGAGGCTTTCACTTACCCGCGCTTTGCCGATTACCGCGCCGCTGTGGAAGGTGCCCATCCGGCGGTGAACGTCGCTGCACTGATCGGCCATACCGCGTTGCGCAGCAACCATATGGACGACCTGCACCGCACCGCCTCCACGGATGAAATCGCGGCCATGCGCGTGCAGTTGCGAGAGAGCCTCGACGCCGGTGCCCTTGGTTTATCCACAGGCCTGGCCTACGCCAGTGCGTTCAACGCCGAGACCGACGAGGTGCTGCAATTGAGTGAGGAACTCACTGCGTTCGGTGCGGTGTACACCACCCACTTGCGCAGTGAATTCGAACCGGTGCTGGAGGCGATGGACGAAGCGTTCCTGATCGGCCGGCATGCCCAGGCACCCGTGATCATTTCCCACCTCAAATGTGCCGGTGCCGGTAACTGGGGGCGTAGCCCGCAGCTGTTGGCCTCATTGGAGCTGGCGGCGAAAACCCATCCGGTAGGCTGTGATTGCTACCCCTATGCTGCGAGTTCCTCGACCCTGGATCTCAAGCAGGTGACCGACGCGTTTCGTATCACCATCACCTGGTCGACGCCGCACCCGGAACTGGGCGGGCGTGATCTGCAGGATATTGCCGCAGAGTGGGACGTTTCATTGATGGACGCAGCGCGCCGGCTACAACCGGCGGGCGCGGTGTATTACGGGATGGATGAAGCGGATGTGCGGCGCATCCTGGCGCACCCGCTGTCGATGGTCGGGTCGGATGGGTTGCCCGAGGATCCGTTCCCGCATCCGCGTTTGTGGGGCGCGTTTCCACGGGTATTGGGGCATTTCAGCCGCGATGTCGGGTTGTTCCCATTACACACCGCCGTGCACAAGATGACCGGCCTTTCGGCGGCGCGTTTTGGCCTGGCCGAGCGAGGTGAAATTCGCGCAGGGCACTGGGCCGACCTGGTGTTGTTCGACCCGCTGCGCGTGCGCGACGTGGCGGATTTCAAGGCGCCGCAACGCGCAGCGGAGGGCATCGATGGGGTGTGGGTCAACGGCGTGTTGAGCTATAGCGATGGGCAGGCCAATGGCCGGCGACCGGGTCGCTTCCTGGCACGTACTGGGGATTTGCGTCGTGGGTTTTCGTCTCTATAG
- a CDS encoding zinc ribbon domain-containing protein YjdM, protein MSTLPPCPKCNCEYTYEDGAQLICPECAHEWSANDEAEAASDETVKKDSVGNVLQDGDTITVIKDLKVKGTSLVVKVGTKVKNIRLCDGDHDIDCKIDGIGPMKLKSEYVRKV, encoded by the coding sequence GTGAGCACGTTGCCACCCTGCCCGAAATGCAATTGCGAATACACCTACGAAGACGGCGCCCAGCTGATCTGCCCGGAATGCGCCCATGAGTGGTCCGCCAATGACGAGGCCGAAGCAGCCAGCGACGAAACCGTGAAGAAAGACTCTGTGGGCAACGTCCTGCAGGACGGCGACACCATCACCGTGATCAAAGACCTCAAGGTCAAGGGCACGTCCCTGGTGGTCAAGGTCGGCACCAAGGTCAAGAACATCCGTCTGTGCGACGGCGACCACGATATCGATTGCAAGATCGACGGTATCGGCCCGATGAAGCTCAAGTCCGAGTACGTGCGCAAAGTCTGA
- the rplU gene encoding 50S ribosomal protein L21: MSYAVIVTGGKQYKVAPGEYLKIEKLEVATGESVTFDRVLLVANGDDVNIGAPVVAGATVVAEVISQGRHDKVRIIKFRRRKHHMKRMGHRQWYTEIKITGIQA, from the coding sequence ATGTCGTACGCAGTAATTGTTACTGGTGGCAAGCAATACAAAGTCGCCCCAGGTGAATACCTGAAGATCGAAAAACTGGAAGTCGCTACCGGCGAATCCGTTACTTTTGATCGCGTTCTGTTGGTCGCCAATGGCGATGACGTGAACATCGGCGCTCCAGTTGTTGCTGGCGCTACCGTTGTGGCTGAAGTGATCTCCCAAGGTCGTCACGATAAAGTCCGCATCATCAAGTTCCGTCGTCGTAAGCACCACATGAAGCGTATGGGCCACCGCCAGTGGTACACCGAGATCAAAATCACCGGTATTCAGGCTTAA
- a CDS encoding polyprenyl synthetase family protein, which produces MQPQAFYRAVADDFSAVDGIIKKQLTSKVPLVSKIGDYITSAGGKRLRPLLVLLCGKALGREGDDVRLLAATIEFLHTATLLHDDVVDMSGMRRGRETANAMWGNAPSVLVGDFLYSRSFEMMVELGSMPVMKILSQATRIIAEGEVLQLSKVRDASTTEETYMEVIRGKTAMLFEASTHSAAALCGATAEQAEALRTFGDHLGVAFQLVDDLLDYKGDAETLGKNVGDDLAEGKPTLPLIYTMREGTPEQAALVRKAIQKGGIEDLEAIRAAVEASGSLEYTAQLARDYVARAIKCLEALPASEYRDALVELSEFAVARTH; this is translated from the coding sequence ATGCAACCCCAAGCTTTCTACCGCGCGGTCGCGGACGATTTTAGCGCCGTCGACGGCATCATCAAGAAGCAGCTGACTTCTAAAGTGCCGCTGGTCTCCAAAATTGGCGACTACATTACGTCGGCGGGCGGTAAACGCCTGCGTCCTTTATTAGTGTTGCTGTGCGGCAAGGCCCTGGGTCGCGAAGGCGATGACGTGCGCCTGCTGGCTGCCACTATCGAATTCCTGCACACCGCCACCCTGCTCCATGACGACGTGGTCGACATGTCTGGCATGCGCCGTGGCCGCGAGACCGCCAATGCCATGTGGGGCAATGCCCCTAGCGTGCTGGTTGGCGACTTCCTGTACTCGCGCTCGTTCGAGATGATGGTCGAACTCGGCTCGATGCCCGTCATGAAGATTCTTTCACAGGCCACGCGCATCATCGCCGAAGGCGAAGTGCTGCAACTGTCGAAGGTCCGTGACGCCAGCACCACCGAAGAAACCTACATGGAAGTGATTCGCGGCAAAACCGCGATGCTCTTCGAAGCCTCCACCCACAGCGCGGCCGCGCTGTGCGGTGCGACGGCCGAACAAGCCGAAGCCCTGCGCACCTTTGGTGACCACCTGGGTGTGGCGTTCCAGTTGGTAGACGACCTGCTCGACTATAAAGGCGACGCCGAAACCCTGGGCAAGAACGTCGGCGATGACCTGGCCGAGGGCAAGCCGACCTTGCCGCTGATCTACACCATGCGCGAAGGCACGCCGGAACAGGCCGCCCTGGTGCGCAAGGCGATCCAGAAAGGCGGGATCGAAGACCTGGAGGCCATCCGTGCCGCTGTCGAGGCGTCCGGCTCCCTGGAGTACACCGCGCAACTGGCACGCGACTACGTGGCCCGTGCGATCAAGTGCCTGGAAGCCCTTCCGGCCAGCGAATACCGGGACGCCCTGGTTGAGCTGAGTGAGTTTGCGGTCGCGCGTACACACTGA
- a CDS encoding lysozyme inhibitor LprI family protein, with protein MIRTAFVASTLFLALCTTASAADNAALKKCMDTANTTADMVNCNAKEAKVQDARLNRAYKTALAAQEGARKQQLQDVQRLWIKYRDANCVFAGSATGGTIDQVNGSGCVLDMTQTRAQELEDLVGP; from the coding sequence ATGATTCGCACCGCTTTTGTCGCCAGCACGCTGTTCCTCGCCCTATGCACCACGGCTTCGGCCGCCGACAACGCGGCGTTGAAAAAATGCATGGACACCGCCAACACGACCGCCGACATGGTCAATTGCAACGCCAAGGAAGCCAAGGTGCAGGACGCGCGCCTGAACAGGGCCTACAAGACCGCCCTCGCCGCCCAGGAAGGCGCGCGCAAGCAGCAACTGCAGGACGTGCAGCGCCTGTGGATAAAATACCGTGACGCCAATTGCGTCTTCGCAGGCTCGGCCACCGGCGGCACTATCGACCAGGTCAACGGCTCCGGGTGTGTGCTCGACATGACACAGACCCGCGCACAGGAACTCGAAGACCTGGTCGGGCCATAA
- the rpmA gene encoding 50S ribosomal protein L27, translating to MAHKKAGGSTRNGRDSEAKRLGVKMYGGQKIIPGNIIVRQRGTQFHAGYGVGMGKDHTLFAKIEGVIKFEVKGAFNRRYVSVVAA from the coding sequence ATGGCACACAAAAAAGCTGGTGGTAGTACCCGTAACGGTCGCGACTCAGAAGCCAAACGCCTTGGCGTGAAGATGTATGGCGGCCAGAAAATCATTCCGGGCAACATCATCGTGCGTCAGCGCGGCACCCAATTCCACGCCGGTTACGGTGTTGGCATGGGTAAAGATCACACCCTCTTCGCGAAAATCGAAGGCGTGATCAAGTTTGAAGTAAAAGGCGCGTTCAACCGCCGTTACGTGAGCGTTGTCGCAGCTTAA
- a CDS encoding FKBP-type peptidyl-prolyl cis-trans isomerase: MSEVNLSTDETRVSYGIGRQLGDQLRDNPPPGVSLDAILAGLTDAFAGKPSRVDQEQMAASFKVIREIMQAEAAAKAEAAAGAGLAFLAENAKRDGITTLASGLQFEVLTAGDGAKPTREDQVRTHYHGTLIDGTVFDSSYERGQPAEFPVGGVIAGWTEALQLMNAGSKWRLYVPSELAYGAQGVGSIPPHSVLVFDVELLDVL; this comes from the coding sequence ATGTCCGAAGTTAATCTGTCCACCGACGAAACCCGCGTCAGCTACGGTATCGGCCGTCAGTTGGGCGACCAACTGCGCGACAACCCGCCACCGGGCGTAAGCCTGGACGCGATCCTGGCTGGCCTGACCGACGCGTTCGCCGGCAAGCCTAGCCGCGTTGACCAAGAGCAAATGGCTGCCAGCTTCAAAGTGATCCGCGAAATCATGCAAGCCGAAGCAGCGGCCAAGGCTGAAGCCGCGGCTGGCGCTGGCTTGGCGTTCCTGGCTGAAAACGCCAAGCGTGATGGCATCACCACCCTGGCTTCCGGCCTGCAGTTCGAAGTGTTGACCGCAGGTGATGGCGCCAAGCCGACCCGTGAAGACCAGGTACGTACCCACTACCACGGCACCCTGATCGACGGCACTGTGTTCGACAGCTCCTACGAGCGCGGCCAGCCTGCAGAATTCCCGGTTGGCGGCGTGATCGCTGGCTGGACCGAAGCCCTGCAACTGATGAATGCCGGCAGCAAATGGCGTCTGTACGTGCCGAGCGAACTGGCTTACGGCGCTCAAGGCGTTGGTAGCATCCCGCCGCACAGCGTTCTGGTGTTCGACGTCGAGCTGCTCGACGTTCTGTAA
- a CDS encoding glyoxalase superfamily protein, with product MHLGKVTPILRIFDEAKALEFYVDFLGFKVDWQHRFEANFPLYLQVSLGECVLHLTEHHGDASPGAAVRIQAQGVDAYQQQLAGKDYRYAKPGVEETPWGSREMSIKDPFGNRVVFVEEGEG from the coding sequence ATGCACTTAGGAAAAGTCACCCCCATCCTGCGGATTTTCGACGAGGCCAAGGCGTTGGAATTCTACGTCGATTTCCTGGGGTTCAAGGTGGATTGGCAGCATCGTTTCGAGGCGAATTTCCCGCTGTATTTGCAGGTGTCGTTGGGTGAATGTGTGCTGCATTTGACTGAGCATCATGGCGATGCCTCGCCGGGTGCTGCGGTGCGGATCCAGGCGCAAGGGGTGGACGCCTATCAGCAGCAGTTGGCGGGCAAGGATTATCGATATGCCAAGCCTGGGGTTGAGGAAACACCTTGGGGATCGCGGGAGATGAGCATCAAGGACCCGTTCGGGAATCGCGTGGTGTTCGTCGAGGAAGGCGAGGGCTGA
- a CDS encoding SulP family inorganic anion transporter, with the protein MNLTRLRADALAGLTTSFALLPECIAFALVAHLNPLMGLYGAFIICTLTALFGGRPGMVSGAAGSMAVVIVALVVQHGVAYLLATVLLGGLIMVAFGLLRLGKLVRMVPHSVMLGFVNGLAIIIALAQLEHFKNGEHWLSGTPLYVMTGLVLVTMAIVYLLPRITRAVPPALVAILGVGLAVYLLGLPTRTLGDMAHIAGGLPTFALPQVPWTLETLGIIAPYAFLMAMVGLLETLLTLNLTDEITETRGYPDRESVALGAANMVSGLFGGMGGCAMIGQTVINLSSGGRGRFSGVFAGVMILLFILFLSPFIERIPLAALVGVMFVVSQQTFAWASLRVINKVPLNDVLVIIAVTVITVFTDLATAVLCGIVIAALNFAWQQARELYADEHLEADGSKLYRLHGTLFFASTTPFLNQFDPANDPAQVTLDCRHLSFVDYSAIAALMTLRERYAKAGKHLRVLHLSERCKKLLKRAKVHHD; encoded by the coding sequence ATGAACCTCACCCGTCTGCGCGCCGATGCCCTGGCCGGCCTCACCACGTCTTTCGCGTTGCTGCCCGAATGCATCGCCTTTGCCCTGGTGGCCCATCTCAACCCGCTCATGGGGCTGTATGGCGCCTTTATCATCTGCACCCTCACGGCATTATTTGGCGGCCGCCCCGGCATGGTGTCCGGTGCGGCGGGCTCGATGGCGGTGGTGATCGTTGCGTTGGTGGTGCAACACGGCGTGGCGTATTTGCTGGCCACGGTGTTGCTGGGCGGGCTGATCATGGTCGCCTTCGGCCTGCTGCGCCTGGGCAAGCTGGTGCGCATGGTGCCGCACTCGGTGATGCTGGGGTTCGTCAACGGCCTGGCAATCATCATTGCCCTGGCGCAATTGGAGCACTTCAAGAACGGTGAGCACTGGCTCAGTGGCACGCCGCTGTACGTGATGACCGGCCTGGTGCTGGTGACCATGGCCATCGTCTACCTGCTGCCGCGCATCACCCGCGCCGTGCCGCCCGCATTGGTGGCGATCCTCGGCGTCGGCCTGGCGGTGTACCTGCTCGGCCTGCCCACGCGCACGCTGGGCGACATGGCCCACATCGCTGGCGGCCTGCCGACCTTTGCCCTGCCGCAAGTCCCGTGGACCCTGGAAACCCTGGGCATCATTGCGCCCTATGCGTTCCTGATGGCCATGGTCGGGTTGCTGGAAACCCTGCTGACCCTCAACCTCACTGACGAAATCACCGAGACTCGCGGCTACCCCGACCGCGAAAGCGTAGCCCTGGGCGCCGCGAATATGGTCTCGGGCCTGTTCGGGGGAATGGGCGGTTGCGCGATGATCGGGCAAACCGTGATCAACCTCAGCTCCGGCGGGCGCGGGCGTTTCTCAGGGGTGTTTGCCGGGGTGATGATCCTGTTGTTCATTCTGTTCCTGTCACCGTTTATCGAGCGGATCCCGCTGGCGGCGCTGGTGGGGGTGATGTTCGTGGTGTCCCAGCAGACGTTTGCCTGGGCTTCGCTGCGGGTGATCAACAAGGTGCCGCTCAATGACGTGTTGGTGATTATCGCGGTGACCGTCATCACCGTGTTCACCGACCTGGCCACGGCGGTGCTGTGCGGGATTGTGATTGCAGCGTTGAATTTCGCCTGGCAACAAGCGCGGGAGCTGTATGCGGATGAGCACTTGGAGGCCGATGGCAGCAAGCTTTATCGCCTGCATGGCACGTTGTTCTTCGCCTCGACCACGCCGTTCCTGAATCAATTCGACCCGGCCAACGACCCGGCACAGGTGACGCTCGATTGCCGTCACCTGAGCTTTGTCGACTACTCGGCGATTGCCGCGCTGATGACCTTGCGCGAGCGCTATGCCAAGGCCGGCAAGCACCTGCGGGTGCTGCATTTGTCGGAGCGCTGCAAGAAGCTGCTCAAGCGAGCCAAGGTTCACCACGACTGA
- a CDS encoding PA4570 family protein, producing MTYLIDAWLDRPHPYLRILHRETGEVCAVLEEEALNELQDQGDLDVNGLSSSEPGVLKEVVRNLFLFCYARALRPATELNGKFHP from the coding sequence ATGACTTATTTGATAGATGCCTGGCTGGACCGCCCACACCCTTACCTGCGGATCCTGCATCGGGAAACCGGCGAAGTCTGTGCGGTACTGGAAGAAGAAGCGCTGAATGAACTGCAGGACCAGGGTGACCTGGACGTCAACGGGCTGAGCTCGAGTGAACCTGGGGTACTGAAGGAGGTGGTGCGTAATCTGTTTCTGTTCTGCTATGCCCGAGCGTTGCGCCCGGCGACGGAGCTGAATGGCAAGTTCCATCCATGA
- the cgtA gene encoding Obg family GTPase CgtA, which yields MKFVDEVSIRVKAGDGGNGCMSFRREKFIENGGPNGGDGGDGGSIYMMADENLNTLVDYRYTRHFDAERGSNGGSTDCTGKKGEDLVLRVPVGTTIIDSATQEVIGDLTKAGQKLMVVQGGWHGLGNTRFKSSTNRAPRQTTPGKPGEQRDLKLEMKVLADVGLLGLPNAGKSTFIRSVSAAKPKVADYPFTTLVPNLGVVSVDRWKSFVIADIPGLIEGASDGAGLGIRFLKHLSRTRLLLHLVDMAPLDDTSAPDAAEVIVSELTKFSPSLAERDRWLVLNKCDQILEEEHEERVKEIVDRLEWEGPVYVISAIAKEGTERLTRDIMRYLEDRADRLAADPVFKAELAELDQRIEDEARAQLQALDDQRALRRSGVKSVHDIGDDDWDEEDVDDEDGPEIIYVRD from the coding sequence ATGAAGTTCGTTGATGAAGTTTCCATCCGAGTAAAAGCAGGCGACGGCGGTAACGGTTGCATGAGTTTCCGTCGCGAAAAATTCATCGAAAACGGTGGCCCGAACGGCGGTGACGGCGGTGACGGCGGTTCCATCTACATGATGGCCGACGAAAACCTGAACACCCTGGTCGACTACCGTTACACCCGGCACTTCGATGCCGAGCGTGGCTCCAACGGTGGCAGCACCGACTGCACCGGCAAAAAAGGTGAAGACCTGGTACTGCGTGTACCGGTCGGCACCACGATCATCGACTCCGCCACCCAGGAAGTGATCGGCGACCTGACCAAGGCCGGCCAGAAGCTGATGGTTGTGCAGGGCGGCTGGCACGGTCTGGGTAACACCCGATTCAAGTCCAGCACCAACCGTGCGCCACGCCAGACCACGCCAGGCAAGCCCGGCGAGCAGCGTGACCTCAAGCTGGAAATGAAAGTACTCGCCGATGTAGGCCTGCTGGGCCTGCCAAACGCCGGTAAAAGTACCTTCATCCGCTCGGTTTCGGCCGCCAAGCCGAAAGTCGCCGACTACCCGTTCACCACCTTGGTACCCAACCTGGGCGTGGTCAGCGTTGACCGTTGGAAAAGCTTCGTGATCGCCGACATTCCCGGCCTCATCGAAGGCGCTTCCGATGGCGCAGGCCTGGGGATTCGCTTCCTCAAGCACTTGTCGCGTACCCGTCTGCTGTTGCACCTCGTGGATATGGCGCCGCTGGATGACACCAGTGCACCGGACGCCGCTGAAGTGATCGTCAGCGAACTGACCAAGTTCAGCCCGTCCCTGGCTGAGCGTGATCGTTGGCTGGTGCTGAACAAATGCGACCAGATCCTCGAAGAAGAGCACGAGGAGCGCGTCAAGGAAATCGTCGACCGCCTGGAGTGGGAAGGCCCGGTCTACGTGATCTCGGCCATCGCCAAAGAAGGCACCGAACGCCTGACCCGCGACATCATGCGCTACCTCGAAGACCGTGCCGACCGCCTGGCCGCCGATCCGGTGTTCAAGGCCGAACTGGCCGAACTCGACCAGCGCATCGAAGACGAAGCCCGTGCCCAGCTGCAAGCCCTGGACGACCAGCGTGCCCTGCGCCGCAGCGGCGTGAAGTCAGTCCATGACATCGGCGACGATGATTGGGACGAAGAAGACGTGGATGATGAAGACGGTCCGGAAATCATTTACGTGCGCGACTGA